One Nonomuraea angiospora DNA segment encodes these proteins:
- a CDS encoding endonuclease/exonuclease/phosphatase family protein produces the protein MLSRLVVVVSAVVAVAMAGHRLIPALGGFTPVMESLLPWLGVSVPLLLLAAALARSRAAAIAALVPGVVWAAMFGSTLLRTPPGGPSDLTVGTVNVGVTNNASGEAVRIIAKDLDLLAAQELTSGGPAAKQLNKMFKYHYPVSTVGLWSRYPISETKPLDVGLGWPRALRAVVATPKGKVTVYVMHLASARPGETASRDVSLAHARKLIDADPSKRILLLGDLNTATTDRGMRGLTPPLSDAQTVAGDGFGFTWPSEFPITRPDHILFKGMTATKAGVAPATGSDHRAAIASLRL, from the coding sequence GTGCTGAGCCGGCTGGTCGTCGTCGTGTCCGCAGTGGTCGCCGTGGCCATGGCTGGACACCGGCTGATCCCTGCGCTCGGCGGGTTCACGCCGGTGATGGAGAGCCTGCTGCCCTGGCTGGGGGTCTCCGTCCCGCTGCTGCTCCTGGCCGCCGCGCTGGCACGCTCCAGGGCGGCCGCGATCGCGGCGCTGGTGCCCGGGGTGGTGTGGGCGGCGATGTTCGGCTCCACGCTGCTGCGCACGCCGCCGGGCGGCCCGAGCGACCTGACCGTCGGCACGGTCAACGTGGGCGTGACCAACAACGCCTCGGGCGAGGCCGTCCGCATCATCGCCAAGGACCTCGACCTGCTGGCCGCCCAGGAGCTGACCAGCGGCGGCCCCGCGGCCAAGCAGCTCAACAAGATGTTCAAGTACCACTATCCGGTCAGCACGGTCGGCCTGTGGAGCCGCTACCCGATCAGCGAGACCAAGCCGCTCGACGTCGGCCTGGGCTGGCCGCGGGCGCTGCGCGCGGTGGTCGCCACCCCCAAGGGCAAGGTGACCGTCTACGTCATGCACCTGGCCTCGGCCCGCCCCGGGGAGACCGCCTCGCGCGACGTCTCCCTCGCGCACGCGCGCAAGCTCATCGACGCCGACCCGAGCAAGCGCATCCTGCTGCTCGGCGACCTCAACACCGCCACCACCGACCGGGGCATGCGGGGGCTGACCCCGCCGCTGAGCGACGCGCAGACCGTGGCGGGCGACGGGTTCGGGTTCACCTGGCCGTCCGAGTTCCCGATCACCCGGCCCGACCACATCCTGTTCAAGGGCATGACGGCCACCAAGGCGGGCGTCGCCCCCGCGACCGGCAGCGACCACCGCGCCGCCATCGCCTCACTGCGACTCTAG
- a CDS encoding LLM class F420-dependent oxidoreductase, whose amino-acid sequence MRIGMALNYSGGFKETVAELADYEKAGLDIVFVAEAYSFDAVSQMGYIAARTERLEIASGILPIYSRTPALLAMTAAGLDYVSDGRFTLGLGASGPQVIEGFHGVPYTAPLGRTREIIEICRQVWRRERLVHEGKHYTLPLPAGQGTGLGKPLKLINHPVRPRIPIVIAAIGPKNVELAAELAEGWEPIFYVPEKAADVWGASLAAGRAKRDPELGELDVIAQASLAIGDDVAGLLEFGRPMAALYIGGMGAKGRNFYNDLARRYGYEKEAERIQDLYLEGKKDEAAALVPGELLESMSLIGSEGFVRDRVQAMKESGVTTLNVAPLGRTHEERVRLIEMIKDIVG is encoded by the coding sequence ATGCGCATCGGTATGGCACTCAACTACTCGGGCGGCTTCAAGGAGACGGTGGCCGAGCTGGCGGACTATGAGAAGGCCGGGCTCGACATCGTGTTCGTGGCCGAGGCCTACAGCTTCGACGCCGTCAGCCAGATGGGGTACATCGCGGCCAGGACCGAGCGGCTGGAGATCGCCTCCGGCATCCTGCCGATCTACTCCCGCACGCCGGCGCTGCTGGCCATGACGGCCGCGGGCCTGGACTACGTCTCCGACGGGCGCTTCACGCTCGGCCTCGGCGCGTCGGGGCCGCAGGTGATCGAGGGCTTCCACGGGGTGCCGTACACGGCGCCGCTCGGGCGTACCAGGGAGATCATCGAGATCTGCCGCCAGGTGTGGCGGCGCGAGCGCCTGGTGCACGAGGGCAAGCACTACACGCTGCCGCTCCCGGCCGGCCAGGGCACGGGCCTGGGCAAGCCGCTGAAGCTCATCAACCACCCGGTACGGCCCCGCATCCCGATCGTGATCGCCGCCATCGGGCCCAAGAACGTCGAGCTCGCCGCCGAACTGGCCGAGGGCTGGGAGCCGATCTTCTACGTGCCCGAGAAGGCCGCCGACGTGTGGGGCGCGTCGCTGGCCGCCGGCCGGGCGAAGCGCGACCCCGAGCTGGGCGAGCTGGACGTGATCGCGCAGGCGTCCCTGGCGATCGGCGACGACGTGGCCGGGCTGCTGGAGTTCGGGCGGCCGATGGCGGCCCTCTACATCGGCGGCATGGGCGCCAAGGGCCGCAACTTCTACAACGACCTGGCCAGGCGCTACGGCTACGAGAAGGAGGCCGAGCGGATCCAGGACCTCTACCTGGAGGGCAAGAAGGACGAGGCGGCCGCCCTGGTGCCCGGCGAGCTGCTGGAGAGCATGTCGCTGATCGGCAGCGAGGGGTTCGTGCGCGACCGCGTCCAGGCGATGAAGGAGTCGGGGGTGACCACGCTGAACGTGGCGCCGCTCGGCAGGACGCACGAGGAGCGGGTGCGGCTGATTGAGATGATCAAGGACATTGTGGGGTGA
- a CDS encoding putative leader peptide, with translation MWLVERLHIDLCRLHGSLCR, from the coding sequence GTGTGGCTCGTCGAACGGCTGCACATCGATCTGTGCCGGCTGCACGGATCGCTCTGTCGCTGA
- a CDS encoding dicarboxylate/amino acid:cation symporter has translation MKRFSFSLQLLVGLVAGIALGFVAKIWDVAWLAETLTRVGQIFVQLLKLAVPPLVFTAVLVSVANLRNVNGAARLASKTLLWFLITAFISVALAIGLGLLLNPGQGVTLDTGAAKAVDLEGAGTWLDFVTGIVPTNIVTAFTEVKVLQIVFLGVVLGAAALAVGEKAEPFLNLGRSVLELVQKALWWVLRLAPIGTAGLIGKAVSTYGWDLLAPLAKFSAGVYVGCFIVLLAVYPTLLAVWGKVNPVQFFRNAWPAIELAFVSRSSVGTLPLTQRVTVERNGVDRDYASFAVPFGATTKMDGCASVYPALAAIFVAQVFGVPLGFGDYLLIAFVSVVGSAATAGLTGAIVMLTLTLSTLGLPLEGVGLLLAIDPILDMIRTATNVAGQLVVPVLVARSEGRLDEAVFNAPPQPLDAAAPVGRAPQPAAA, from the coding sequence ATGAAGAGATTCTCCTTCTCCCTGCAACTGCTGGTCGGCCTCGTGGCCGGCATCGCGCTGGGCTTCGTCGCCAAGATCTGGGACGTGGCCTGGCTGGCCGAGACGCTGACCCGGGTCGGGCAGATCTTCGTCCAGCTGCTCAAGCTCGCCGTCCCGCCCCTGGTCTTCACCGCCGTGCTGGTCAGCGTGGCCAACCTGCGCAACGTCAACGGCGCCGCCAGGCTCGCGTCCAAGACGCTGCTGTGGTTCCTCATCACCGCGTTCATCTCGGTGGCGCTGGCGATCGGGCTCGGCCTGCTCCTCAACCCCGGCCAGGGCGTCACCCTCGACACCGGCGCCGCCAAGGCCGTGGACCTCGAGGGCGCGGGCACCTGGCTCGACTTCGTCACCGGCATCGTGCCCACCAACATCGTCACCGCCTTCACCGAGGTGAAGGTCCTGCAGATCGTCTTCCTGGGGGTCGTGCTCGGCGCGGCGGCCCTGGCGGTCGGCGAGAAGGCCGAACCGTTCCTCAACCTCGGCCGCTCCGTCCTGGAGCTGGTCCAGAAGGCGCTGTGGTGGGTCCTGCGCCTGGCCCCCATCGGCACCGCGGGCCTGATCGGCAAGGCCGTCTCCACGTACGGGTGGGACCTGCTGGCGCCGCTGGCCAAGTTCAGCGCCGGGGTGTACGTCGGCTGCTTCATCGTGCTGCTGGCCGTCTACCCGACGCTGCTGGCCGTGTGGGGCAAGGTCAACCCCGTCCAGTTCTTCCGCAACGCCTGGCCCGCGATCGAGCTGGCCTTCGTCTCCCGCTCGTCCGTCGGCACGCTGCCGCTGACGCAGCGGGTCACCGTCGAGCGCAACGGCGTGGACCGCGACTACGCCTCCTTCGCCGTGCCGTTCGGCGCCACCACCAAGATGGACGGGTGCGCCTCGGTCTACCCGGCGCTGGCCGCGATCTTCGTGGCCCAGGTGTTCGGCGTGCCCCTCGGGTTCGGCGACTACCTGCTGATCGCGTTCGTGTCGGTGGTCGGCTCGGCCGCCACGGCGGGCCTGACCGGCGCGATCGTCATGCTGACGCTCACGCTCAGCACGCTGGGGCTGCCCCTTGAGGGCGTCGGCCTGCTGCTGGCCATCGACCCGATCCTCGACATGATCCGCACCGCCACCAACGTCGCCGGCCAGCTCGTCGTCCCCGTCCTGGTGGCGCGCTCGGAGGGCCGGCTGGACGAGGCCGTCTTCAACGCGCCGCCGCAGCCGCTGGACGCCGCCGCGCCGGTGGGGCGCGCGCCGCAGCCCGCGGCGGCCTGA
- a CDS encoding serine/threonine-protein kinase, producing the protein MSDATPSLVADRYRLDERISSGPMGEVWRGYDTRADWVVAVKVLGARVAGATTREVLRQHAQAVARVIHPNVAMVLDVGDQGGAPFLVMEFLTGPSLGEELAARGPLPIVEVCDLVGQAAAGLDAAHRAGVVHGHVAPHSFRLAASGVLKVVGFGMDDRVPGDSRYVAPERVAGQEAAAAGDLYALGCVCYELLCGRPPFGDGAQDGSGGVQGRGAVAAPSASRAEVPAELDRLVLAMIAEDPAQRPGSGEAVRRALAAIARPRANPAAPPVGSPPPAAPPAGSPPPAAPPAGSPPLGSPPPGAVMPVTGVSLRGGGGLGGAPGAGTAGGDGSTEIFQAPGPGGAPRAGDTAVYQAGDLEPAPGPNRKLILQLGAAVVVIAVVTVVMVMWAGARKEEPLTASTPTAEPTTLPTTPPTIPTVEHTPDSTPGVVSTLGPTSLRETVRPKATLGEAIPPGGWSKWLSEFDKAVSAQQAMGAIDPKVADKARDKIRKAARKFQEGRVDAGIDQIAGVYRDLRRAQEKGDMGDAGPAAQVLEDWRLPDH; encoded by the coding sequence ATGTCCGACGCGACGCCGTCCTTGGTCGCTGACCGGTATCGGCTTGACGAGCGCATCAGCAGCGGGCCGATGGGTGAGGTGTGGCGAGGCTACGACACGCGGGCCGACTGGGTCGTGGCCGTGAAGGTGCTCGGCGCCCGGGTGGCGGGGGCCACGACCCGGGAGGTGCTCAGGCAGCACGCCCAGGCCGTGGCCCGGGTCATCCATCCGAACGTGGCCATGGTCCTGGACGTCGGCGACCAGGGCGGGGCGCCGTTCCTGGTGATGGAGTTCCTCACCGGCCCGAGCCTGGGCGAGGAGCTGGCCGCGCGCGGTCCCCTGCCGATCGTCGAGGTGTGCGACCTGGTCGGGCAGGCCGCGGCCGGGCTCGACGCCGCGCACCGGGCCGGGGTCGTGCACGGGCACGTCGCCCCGCACAGCTTCCGGCTGGCCGCGAGCGGGGTGCTCAAGGTCGTCGGGTTCGGGATGGACGACCGGGTGCCGGGGGATTCGCGGTACGTGGCGCCCGAGCGGGTGGCGGGGCAGGAGGCCGCGGCCGCCGGGGACCTGTACGCGCTGGGGTGCGTCTGCTACGAGCTCCTGTGCGGCCGGCCGCCCTTCGGCGACGGGGCGCAGGACGGTTCCGGCGGCGTTCAGGGGCGGGGCGCGGTCGCCGCGCCGAGCGCGTCGAGGGCCGAGGTGCCGGCGGAGCTGGATCGACTCGTGCTGGCCATGATCGCCGAGGATCCCGCGCAGCGGCCCGGCAGCGGGGAAGCGGTCCGGCGGGCGCTGGCCGCCATCGCGCGGCCGCGCGCCAACCCGGCCGCACCGCCCGTTGGGTCGCCTCCGCCCGCCGCCCCGCCCGCCGGGTCGCCTCCGCCCGCCGCCCCGCCCGCCGGGTCGCCTCCGCTCGGGTCGCCTCCGCCCGGGGCGGTCATGCCCGTGACGGGCGTCTCCCTCCGGGGCGGCGGCGGGCTGGGCGGCGCGCCCGGCGCCGGGACGGCCGGGGGCGACGGATCGACCGAGATCTTCCAGGCCCCGGGGCCCGGCGGGGCTCCCAGGGCCGGTGACACCGCCGTCTACCAGGCGGGCGACCTAGAGCCCGCCCCCGGGCCGAACCGCAAGCTCATCCTCCAGCTCGGCGCCGCCGTGGTGGTCATCGCGGTGGTGACCGTGGTCATGGTGATGTGGGCGGGCGCGAGGAAGGAAGAGCCGCTGACCGCCTCCACCCCGACCGCCGAACCGACCACCCTGCCGACCACCCCGCCGACGATCCCCACCGTGGAGCACACGCCCGACTCGACGCCCGGCGTGGTGAGCACCCTGGGGCCGACCTCGCTGCGCGAGACGGTCCGGCCCAAGGCCACCCTGGGCGAGGCGATCCCGCCGGGCGGCTGGAGCAAGTGGCTGTCGGAGTTCGACAAGGCGGTGTCGGCCCAGCAGGCCATGGGCGCGATCGACCCCAAGGTCGCGGACAAGGCCCGGGACAAGATCAGGAAGGCGGCCAGGAAGTTCCAGGAGGGCCGCGTCGACGCGGGGATCGACCAGATCGCCGGCGTCTACCGTGACCTGAGGCGGGCGCAGGAGAAGGGCGACATGGGCGATGCCGGGCCGGCGGCGCAGGTCCTGGAGGACTGGCGGCTGCCCGACCACTAG
- a CDS encoding M24 family metallopeptidase, with protein sequence MSVDYVARRARLAGLLPAREVPALLVTSPVNVRYLTGLVSSNAAVLVRADGTALLATDNRYIEVARTLDVPSVEAYDVESALVEPGAGIEAAWMSVATYRRLGAGLVPLEPVVELLRAVKDDGELELLRTACEITDQAFADISGKIVPGITERDLARLLDNRMTELGADKPAFDTIVAAGENGAIPHHAPSGREMRTGDLVTIDFGARYRGYHADMTRTVCLGPPTDWQREIYDLVAEAQRAGRHALAPGAGARDVDAAARGVIEDAGYGSRFRHGLGHGVGLEIHEEPFLGPSRTGRLEDRVPITVEPGVYLPGRGGVRIEDTLVTREGGPELFTKTTKELLVL encoded by the coding sequence ATGAGCGTCGACTACGTGGCACGCCGGGCCCGCCTGGCCGGCTTGCTGCCCGCCCGTGAGGTGCCCGCCCTGCTGGTCACCTCCCCCGTGAACGTCCGCTACCTCACCGGGCTGGTCAGCTCGAACGCCGCCGTCCTGGTCAGGGCCGACGGCACGGCGCTGCTGGCGACCGACAACCGCTACATCGAGGTGGCCCGCACGCTGGACGTGCCGTCCGTCGAGGCGTACGACGTGGAGAGCGCGCTGGTGGAGCCGGGGGCCGGGATCGAGGCGGCGTGGATGAGCGTGGCCACGTACCGGCGCCTGGGCGCGGGGCTGGTGCCGCTGGAGCCGGTGGTGGAGCTGCTGCGGGCGGTCAAGGACGACGGCGAGCTGGAGCTCCTCCGTACGGCCTGCGAGATCACCGACCAGGCATTTGCCGATATTTCAGGGAAAATCGTCCCGGGGATCACCGAGCGCGACCTCGCCCGCCTCCTCGACAACCGCATGACCGAGCTGGGCGCCGACAAGCCCGCGTTCGACACGATCGTGGCCGCCGGCGAGAACGGCGCGATCCCGCACCACGCCCCCTCCGGCAGGGAGATGCGGACCGGCGACCTGGTCACCATCGACTTCGGCGCCCGCTACCGGGGCTACCACGCCGACATGACCAGGACGGTCTGCCTGGGCCCGCCGACGGACTGGCAGCGCGAGATCTACGACCTGGTCGCCGAGGCGCAGCGGGCCGGCAGGCACGCGCTCGCGCCGGGCGCGGGGGCCAGGGACGTGGACGCGGCGGCCCGTGGCGTCATCGAGGACGCGGGGTACGGGAGCCGCTTCCGGCACGGCCTGGGACACGGAGTCGGCCTGGAGATCCACGAGGAGCCGTTCCTCGGCCCTTCGCGGACCGGTAGACTAGAGGATCGAGTTCCGATCACCGTCGAGCCTGGGGTCTATCTCCCGGGCCGGGGCGGCGTTCGCATCGAGGACACCCTGGTGACACGTGAGGGCGGGCCGGAACTTTTCACGAAGACGACCAAGGAGCTGCTCGTCCTTTAG
- the efp gene encoding elongation factor P, whose amino-acid sequence MATTNDLKNGMVLKLEGGELWAVVEFQHVKPGKGGAFVRTKLKNVLSGKVVDKTFNAGVKVDVANVDKREMQYSYKDGDDFVFMDTETYDMVNVPSGTVGTAANYMLENTLATVAFNEGSALYVDLPAAVELTIAETEPGLQGDRSTGGTKPATLETGAEIKVPLFITTGEKVKVDTRSGDYLGRA is encoded by the coding sequence GTGGCGACGACCAACGACCTCAAGAACGGCATGGTGCTGAAGCTCGAGGGCGGTGAGCTCTGGGCCGTGGTCGAGTTCCAGCACGTCAAGCCGGGCAAGGGTGGCGCGTTCGTGCGCACCAAGCTCAAGAACGTCCTCTCCGGCAAGGTCGTCGACAAGACCTTCAACGCCGGCGTGAAGGTCGACGTGGCCAACGTCGACAAGCGCGAGATGCAGTACTCGTACAAGGACGGCGACGACTTCGTGTTCATGGACACCGAGACCTACGACATGGTCAACGTGCCCAGCGGCACCGTCGGCACCGCCGCCAACTACATGCTGGAGAACACTCTGGCCACGGTCGCGTTCAACGAGGGCTCGGCCCTCTACGTCGATCTGCCCGCCGCGGTCGAGCTGACCATCGCCGAAACCGAGCCCGGCCTCCAGGGCGACCGCTCCACCGGCGGCACCAAGCCCGCCACGCTGGAGACCGGCGCCGAGATCAAGGTGCCGCTGTTCATCACCACCGGGGAGAAGGTCAAGGTCGACACCCGCAGCGGCGATTACCTCGGCCGGGCCTGA
- the nusB gene encoding transcription antitermination factor NusB, translating to MSARGKARRRALDILFEAELRGEDPLKILAERVERQEPPVNEYTSTIVEGVARHHARIDELITTYAEGWTLDRMPAVDRNLLRGGTYELLWMPGVPEGVVISEWVHLAGELSTDESPQFVNGLLARFKQLKPSLTL from the coding sequence GTGTCGGCACGCGGCAAAGCACGCCGGCGGGCGCTTGACATCCTCTTCGAGGCCGAGCTGCGCGGCGAGGATCCGCTGAAGATCCTCGCCGAACGCGTGGAGCGGCAGGAGCCCCCGGTGAACGAATACACCTCGACCATCGTCGAGGGCGTCGCCAGACACCACGCGCGCATCGACGAGCTGATCACCACGTACGCCGAGGGCTGGACCCTCGACCGGATGCCCGCCGTCGACCGCAACCTGCTGCGCGGGGGCACGTACGAGCTGCTCTGGATGCCCGGCGTGCCCGAGGGCGTGGTGATCAGCGAGTGGGTGCACCTGGCGGGTGAGCTGTCCACGGACGAGTCGCCGCAGTTCGTGAACGGGCTGCTGGCCCGCTTCAAGCAGCTCAAGCCAAGCCTCACCCTTTAG
- a CDS encoding MmcQ/YjbR family DNA-binding protein — translation MVTEDDVRRLALALPETVEKTMYGTPAFYVRGKWFARVREEGDVLVLPVGSEEEKAGLIAAEPAAFFTTPHYDGSATVLVRFGAVDAGEMGELLAEAWRLRAPRRLAAGFDA, via the coding sequence ATGGTGACCGAGGACGACGTACGCCGGCTCGCCCTGGCGCTGCCCGAGACCGTCGAGAAGACCATGTACGGCACGCCCGCCTTCTACGTCCGCGGCAAGTGGTTCGCCCGGGTGCGGGAGGAGGGCGACGTGCTGGTGCTGCCGGTGGGCTCCGAGGAGGAGAAGGCGGGGCTCATCGCGGCCGAGCCGGCCGCGTTCTTCACGACGCCGCACTACGACGGGTCGGCCACGGTGCTGGTGCGGTTCGGGGCCGTGGACGCCGGGGAGATGGGCGAGCTGCTGGCGGAGGCGTGGCGGCTGCGGGCGCCCAGGCGGCTGGCCGCCGGCTTCGACGCCTGA
- a CDS encoding methyltransferase domain-containing protein, whose translation MRAEGVTRTPAVRTAVVWDALRSALAERTAATGREGLDIVDAGGGTGGFAVPLAALGHAVTVVDPSPDSLAALERRAKEKGVGVRGLQGDAADLGELLSRDSADLVLCHSVLEYVEDPISALTAVAGVLRRGGAVSVLAANPVGSAIHRALAGQFDEARAVLDDPRGTWGDRDPTPRRFAAETLSELLAATGFAVGAVHGVRVFADLVPSRLVDGEPGAAEALVALEQVAATHPVLRDIATQLHVLAHRS comes from the coding sequence TTGCGTGCTGAAGGCGTCACGAGGACCCCGGCGGTGCGGACCGCCGTCGTCTGGGACGCGTTGCGGTCCGCGCTGGCCGAACGGACGGCGGCGACCGGCCGGGAGGGGCTCGACATCGTCGATGCCGGAGGCGGCACCGGCGGGTTCGCCGTGCCGCTGGCGGCGCTGGGTCACGCCGTGACCGTCGTGGATCCGAGCCCCGACTCGCTGGCCGCGCTCGAGCGCCGGGCCAAGGAGAAGGGCGTGGGCGTGCGGGGCTTGCAGGGCGACGCCGCCGACCTGGGCGAGCTGCTCAGCCGTGACAGCGCCGACCTGGTGCTCTGCCACAGCGTGCTCGAATACGTCGAGGACCCGATCAGCGCGCTGACCGCCGTCGCGGGCGTGCTGCGCAGGGGCGGCGCGGTGAGCGTGCTGGCCGCCAACCCCGTCGGCAGCGCCATCCACCGGGCGCTCGCGGGCCAGTTCGACGAGGCGCGGGCCGTGCTCGACGACCCGCGCGGCACCTGGGGCGACCGCGATCCCACGCCGAGGCGCTTCGCCGCCGAGACGCTCTCCGAGCTGCTGGCCGCGACCGGGTTCGCCGTCGGCGCCGTCCACGGCGTGCGGGTCTTCGCCGACCTGGTCCCGAGCAGGCTCGTCGACGGCGAGCCCGGCGCGGCCGAGGCGCTTGTCGCCCTCGAGCAGGTCGCCGCCACCCACCCGGTGCTGCGGGACATCGCGACTCAGCTGCACGTGCTCGCGCACAGATCCTGA
- the dinB gene encoding DNA polymerase IV, translating into MSRKQITGIGPAPRTGADDSGCPILHVDMDAFFASVELLERPELRGRPVIVGSPAGRGVVLSATYEARAQGVHSAMPMSRARRLCPQATIIPPSHGKYSEVSKGVMEIFHTITPMVEPIASDEAFLDVGGARRRLGPPAAIAAMIREQVLDRYGITCSVGVASSKFVAKLASKQCKPDGLLVVPADQVVDFLHPLPVSALWGVGERTEQSLVRLGIRTVGDLARVPPATLQRELGQAVGGHLAALAWGRDERAVSAHVPDKSIGNEETFAADVDDPEVIKRELLRLSERVAARMRKGGHVGRTVSVKLRRADFTTINRSRTLREATDVAQVIYATACELFEAAGLQRVRLRLVGVRMENLRPAGEAVHQLGLGERETGWREAEQAMDKAIRRFGPDAVVPASLVRGKLDDVET; encoded by the coding sequence GTGTCTCGCAAGCAGATCACCGGCATCGGCCCCGCTCCACGCACCGGGGCCGACGACAGCGGCTGCCCGATCCTGCACGTCGACATGGACGCCTTCTTCGCCAGCGTCGAGCTGCTCGAGCGTCCCGAGCTGCGCGGCCGCCCGGTGATCGTGGGCTCGCCCGCGGGCCGCGGCGTCGTGCTCAGCGCCACCTACGAGGCCAGGGCCCAGGGCGTGCACTCCGCCATGCCGATGAGCAGGGCGCGCAGGCTCTGCCCCCAGGCCACGATCATCCCGCCCAGCCACGGCAAATACTCCGAGGTCTCCAAGGGTGTCATGGAGATCTTCCACACGATCACCCCGATGGTCGAGCCCATCGCGTCCGATGAGGCGTTCCTCGACGTCGGTGGCGCCAGGCGGCGGCTGGGCCCGCCCGCCGCCATCGCCGCCATGATCAGGGAGCAGGTCCTCGACCGCTACGGCATCACGTGCTCGGTCGGCGTGGCGAGCAGCAAGTTCGTGGCGAAGCTGGCCAGCAAGCAGTGCAAGCCCGACGGGCTGCTGGTGGTGCCCGCCGACCAGGTGGTCGACTTCCTCCACCCGCTGCCGGTCTCGGCGCTGTGGGGCGTCGGCGAGCGCACCGAGCAGTCTCTCGTACGCCTGGGCATCCGCACGGTCGGCGACCTGGCCAGAGTGCCGCCCGCCACCCTCCAGCGCGAGCTCGGCCAGGCCGTGGGCGGCCACCTGGCGGCGCTGGCCTGGGGCCGTGATGAGCGGGCGGTGAGCGCCCACGTGCCCGACAAGAGCATCGGCAACGAGGAGACGTTCGCGGCCGACGTGGACGATCCCGAGGTGATCAAGCGGGAGCTGCTGAGGCTTTCCGAGCGGGTGGCCGCCAGGATGCGTAAGGGCGGACACGTGGGAAGGACTGTAAGCGTGAAGCTCCGCCGCGCCGATTTCACGACGATCAACCGCTCGCGCACGCTGCGCGAGGCGACCGACGTGGCCCAGGTGATCTATGCCACAGCCTGCGAGCTGTTCGAGGCGGCCGGCCTCCAGCGCGTGCGGCTGCGCCTGGTCGGGGTCAGGATGGAAAACCTGCGTCCTGCGGGCGAAGCCGTCCACCAGCTCGGCCTCGGGGAGCGGGAGACCGGCTGGCGCGAGGCAGAGCAGGCCATGGACAAGGCGATCCGGCGATTCGGTCCCGACGCGGTGGTCCCAGCATCGCTCGTACGTGGCAAGCTTGATGATGTAGAGACATGA
- a CDS encoding DUF3040 domain-containing protein: protein MPLSEHEQRLLDQIEQALYAEDPKWANTVRISDPRSHYKRRLIKASIGFALGVVIMMVGVVMSGSALIPLGVGGFVVMLAACLWGLSSWKRMNGFGDSAPASGSAPPAGKQARRPRRGTFMERMEERWRRRNDER from the coding sequence GTGCCGCTCTCTGAGCACGAGCAGCGCTTGCTCGACCAGATCGAGCAGGCCCTCTACGCCGAGGACCCGAAGTGGGCCAACACCGTAAGGATCAGTGACCCGCGCAGCCATTACAAGCGTCGTCTGATCAAGGCCTCCATCGGCTTTGCTCTCGGCGTCGTCATCATGATGGTCGGCGTGGTGATGAGTGGCAGTGCCCTGATCCCTCTCGGCGTCGGCGGTTTCGTGGTCATGCTCGCCGCGTGTCTGTGGGGCCTGTCCAGTTGGAAACGCATGAACGGGTTCGGTGACTCCGCGCCCGCCTCGGGCTCGGCCCCTCCCGCGGGCAAGCAGGCCCGCCGGCCGCGCCGGGGGACGTTCATGGAGCGCATGGAAGAGCGCTGGCGCCGCCGAAACGATGAGCGCTGA